In the genome of Hyphobacterium sp. CCMP332, one region contains:
- a CDS encoding NAD(P)H-dependent oxidoreductase subunit E: MSKNLSELSGRKGLKNNLFDKLGHLAIENDGTPDPKKLDELAEEFLFGKANTYGTTTFYDFLKPDNKGKKVYICNGSTCLCAGTQENLKNELKRHFKEEEIGHMCCLGRCHENSSFHYKGNNYSAKSHEEIDTIVKEGLHSKDKYHVEALDEAILTRPFEGIEKHYAPLIRELKKDGAEVLEEIKNSKIRGRGGAGFHMGKKWEFCRNAKSKEKFIICNGDEGDPGAYSDRYLLEERPHSVLFGMMIAGHCIGAEWGIVYIRGEYPESVSAIENAVEELRKNDLLGKDIYGTGFNFDFKVIRAQGSYICGEETALINSIEGQRPEVRTRPPFPAISGLFNKPTVVNNVETLAAVHFILEEESEDFHEFGTEHSSGTKLVCLDSFFNRPGLYEVPMGTPLLTVINDLGKGFRENVKALHIGGPLGGIVPAEKFSDLSIDFESFAENGFLLGHAGMVSIPESFPIVKYLEHLLEFAADESCGKCFPCRLGTHRGYEMFKKAQEDSSFKMDRYLIDDLLHTLEIGSLCAHGGGIPLPVKNALHYFNDELKAYFK, from the coding sequence ATGTCAAAAAATCTCAGTGAATTATCCGGTAGAAAAGGACTAAAAAACAATCTCTTTGACAAACTCGGTCATTTGGCCATTGAAAATGATGGGACACCGGATCCGAAAAAGCTGGATGAACTGGCTGAGGAGTTTCTTTTCGGCAAGGCCAATACCTATGGAACTACCACTTTTTACGATTTTCTTAAACCCGATAACAAAGGAAAAAAAGTATACATCTGCAATGGCTCTACCTGTTTATGCGCCGGCACTCAGGAAAACCTGAAAAATGAACTTAAAAGACATTTTAAGGAAGAAGAAATTGGACATATGTGCTGTTTGGGGAGATGCCATGAAAATTCCTCATTTCATTACAAAGGCAATAATTACTCTGCCAAATCACATGAAGAAATTGATACAATTGTAAAAGAGGGATTACATTCTAAAGACAAATATCATGTAGAAGCATTGGATGAGGCCATATTGACAAGGCCATTTGAAGGTATTGAAAAACACTACGCTCCTTTGATCCGGGAATTAAAAAAAGACGGAGCAGAAGTATTGGAAGAAATAAAAAATTCAAAAATAAGGGGTCGGGGAGGTGCAGGATTTCATATGGGTAAGAAATGGGAATTCTGCCGAAATGCTAAAAGCAAGGAAAAATTCATTATTTGCAATGGGGACGAAGGGGATCCCGGAGCTTATTCCGATCGCTATTTGTTGGAAGAAAGGCCGCATTCCGTTCTTTTTGGAATGATGATCGCCGGCCATTGTATCGGCGCTGAGTGGGGCATAGTCTATATCCGCGGTGAATACCCGGAATCGGTATCTGCCATTGAAAATGCCGTTGAAGAGCTTCGTAAAAACGATTTATTGGGAAAAGACATTTATGGAACCGGATTCAATTTCGATTTTAAAGTCATCAGAGCACAGGGTTCTTACATCTGTGGAGAAGAAACGGCACTTATCAATTCCATTGAAGGACAAAGGCCGGAAGTCAGAACAAGACCACCATTTCCTGCAATTTCTGGACTTTTTAACAAACCAACGGTGGTCAACAATGTGGAGACGCTGGCCGCAGTGCATTTCATCCTTGAGGAAGAAAGCGAAGATTTTCACGAATTCGGTACGGAGCACTCCTCGGGGACAAAACTGGTTTGCCTTGACAGCTTTTTTAACCGACCCGGACTTTATGAAGTGCCTATGGGAACACCTTTACTCACCGTCATCAATGATCTGGGCAAGGGTTTTAGGGAAAATGTTAAAGCGCTGCATATAGGAGGCCCCCTGGGAGGCATTGTACCGGCCGAGAAATTTTCGGATCTAAGTATAGATTTTGAATCATTTGCCGAAAACGGTTTTTTATTGGGACATGCCGGAATGGTAAGTATCCCGGAATCATTCCCAATAGTGAAATACCTGGAGCATCTTTTAGAATTTGCGGCAGATGAAAGTTGTGGCAAATGTTTTCCATGCAGATTGGGTACACATCGGGGTTATGAAATGTTTAAAAAAGCTCAGGAAGACAGTAGTTTTAAAATGGATCGCTACCTCATTGATGATCTTTTACACACCCTGGAAATCGGATCGCTTTGCGCGCATGGTGGAGGGATTCCTTTGCCCGTAAAAAATGCACTGCATTATTTTAACGATGAATTAAAAGCCTATTTCAAATAA
- the glgB gene encoding 1,4-alpha-glucan branching protein GlgB: protein MNTVQAYTLLSDLDIHLFREGKHFELYKKLGAHLIDEKKQKGVYFAVWAPNAKSVNVIGSFNGWNKHSHQLFNRWDSSGIWEGFIPDLVKGETYKYSIETQSGELIEKGDPFAKLWEVPPKTASVIWDEEYHWKDSKWMKSRKKNNALNQPYSVYEVHLGSWRRKLDKPDESLSYVEMADQLVNYVKDLNFTHVELMPVMEHPFFGSWGYQIHGYFAPTSRFGTPGDFQYLVDRFHQEGIGVIVDWVPSHFPGDAHGLFRFDGSALYEHENPQEGFHPDWESYIFNYGRNEVRSFLISSAHCWLDRFHLDGLRVDAVASMLYRDYSRKEGEWIPNEFGGRENLEAISFLKDMNMSVYEKFPDVQTIAEESTSFPGVSRPIFAGGLGFGMKWMMGWMNDTLEYFKEDPLFRRYHHNKITFSLAYAFSENFMLPLSHDEVVHGKGAIIERMPGDEWQKFANLRLLYGYMYTHPGTKLLFMGDEIGQTSEWKHDNSLRWDLMEFEPHKGIQALVRDLNKLYKAEPALYEKSFEQDGFEWIELNDHENSILSYIRKGDDAKNNLIVLCNFTPDAKENYQFGVSEKGKWKEIFNSDQKEYWGSGFCNEKTLESIKEGKHGRPYSMSAKIPPLGLTILKRQ from the coding sequence ATGAATACGGTCCAGGCATACACTCTACTCAGCGATTTAGATATCCATCTTTTTCGCGAAGGCAAACATTTTGAACTCTATAAAAAACTTGGTGCTCACCTCATCGATGAAAAGAAACAAAAGGGAGTATACTTTGCTGTTTGGGCTCCGAATGCAAAATCAGTTAACGTTATCGGAAGTTTTAACGGCTGGAATAAACACAGCCATCAACTCTTTAACCGTTGGGACAGTTCGGGTATTTGGGAGGGTTTTATCCCCGATCTTGTTAAGGGCGAAACCTATAAATATTCAATCGAAACGCAAAGCGGCGAATTAATTGAAAAAGGTGACCCATTTGCCAAGCTATGGGAGGTGCCACCAAAAACGGCTTCGGTGATTTGGGATGAGGAATACCACTGGAAGGATTCCAAGTGGATGAAGTCGAGGAAAAAGAACAATGCGCTCAATCAGCCATATTCTGTGTATGAGGTTCATCTGGGAAGCTGGAGAAGAAAACTGGACAAACCCGACGAAAGTCTGTCCTATGTGGAAATGGCGGATCAATTGGTGAATTACGTCAAGGATTTGAATTTTACCCATGTGGAATTAATGCCTGTCATGGAGCATCCCTTTTTTGGTTCCTGGGGCTATCAGATCCATGGCTATTTCGCGCCGACTTCGCGATTTGGCACACCGGGCGACTTTCAATACCTGGTCGATCGATTTCATCAGGAAGGTATTGGCGTCATTGTGGATTGGGTGCCATCCCATTTTCCGGGTGATGCGCATGGATTATTTCGTTTTGACGGATCGGCATTGTATGAACATGAAAACCCTCAGGAAGGCTTTCACCCCGACTGGGAAAGTTATATTTTTAATTATGGAAGAAATGAGGTTCGTTCTTTTCTGATTTCGAGTGCACATTGTTGGCTTGACCGTTTTCACCTGGACGGCTTGCGCGTAGATGCTGTGGCTTCCATGCTTTATCGCGATTATTCGAGAAAAGAAGGCGAGTGGATACCCAATGAATTCGGTGGAAGAGAAAATCTAGAGGCGATTTCATTTCTCAAAGACATGAACATGAGTGTTTATGAAAAATTTCCCGATGTACAAACCATTGCCGAAGAATCAACTTCATTTCCCGGCGTTTCCAGACCCATTTTTGCCGGCGGTCTCGGTTTTGGTATGAAATGGATGATGGGTTGGATGAATGATACCCTTGAGTATTTCAAGGAAGATCCCCTTTTCAGAAGGTATCATCACAACAAAATAACCTTTAGTCTGGCCTATGCTTTTTCAGAAAATTTCATGCTTCCGCTTTCTCACGATGAGGTAGTTCATGGCAAAGGGGCGATTATTGAAAGAATGCCGGGAGACGAATGGCAAAAGTTTGCCAACTTGCGTCTTCTCTATGGCTATATGTACACCCACCCGGGTACCAAGCTCCTTTTTATGGGTGATGAAATAGGCCAGACTTCCGAGTGGAAACACGACAATAGCCTTCGATGGGATCTTATGGAATTTGAGCCCCACAAAGGCATTCAGGCGCTCGTACGGGATTTAAACAAACTTTATAAGGCAGAACCTGCCTTGTATGAAAAAAGCTTTGAACAAGATGGCTTTGAATGGATCGAACTGAACGATCACGAAAATTCAATTCTTTCTTACATCAGAAAAGGCGATGATGCTAAAAATAACTTAATAGTATTGTGTAATTTTACGCCCGATGCCAAGGAGAATTATCAATTTGGCGTATCGGAGAAAGGCAAGTGGAAAGAAATCTTTAATTCAGACCAAAAGGAATATTGGGGAAGTGGGTTTTGCAATGAAAAAACACTGGAAAGCATTAAGGAAGGTAAACATGGTAGACCATATTCAATGTCTGCCAAAATACCGCCACTGGGCCTTACTATTTTAAAAAGACAATAA
- a CDS encoding DUF3536 domain-containing protein, with protein MDKKYVCIHGHFYQPPRENAWLEEIELQESAQPYHDWNDRITNECYGPNGVSRILNDKGKITDIVNNYSKINFNFGATLLSWMEHKMPKVYQSIIEADKLSQEHFDGHGSAIAQVYNHIIMPLANRRDKETQVIWGLYDFEQRFGRKSEGIWLAETAVDIETLEVLAENDVKYTILAPSQAKHYRKIGDSKWEKGIDTKRPYKCNLPSGKSIYLFFYDGERSQEVAFKGVLNDGKKFAHRLTDGFHYEKGVELSHIATDGESYGHHHKNGDMALAYCIRYIEDHELATITNYSQFLRLFEVDHEVEIYEDSSWSCAHGVERWRDNCGCNSGMNPGWHQKWRKPLRESLDWLRDELIKSFEELTSEYKIDGWFLRNRYIEVLYKRSPERINLFIEKYVNPELSDIQKTKLIRLLEMQRQALYMFTSCGWFFDEISGIETVQILQYANRAIQLRYDVTKESLDQKFKKLLEKIPSNVVEYDNGKAIYERFVMPKRLSLTQVGMHYAVSSLFQEDNKQLTVLNYDSSSEEYHRFKGGSQVVALGRTKVKSRVTLSNKHFSFAILYLGNHHLIGNASDALNKDEFSGLVIQIKEAFESSNIALVIQLIKDNFRHKSFSFFNLLKDEQHKLLERVLEDKSEEAMASLKKLNSNNYSLMNLMSKSNLKIPDILLKNLETEIDYRLTACLEHNGDLIPIDDLQDSISEVKKWDFKVNTVLLDYLATRKLNKLVEEGKKSFQIPKILKNLWEALPLLNEIGVYPELNELQDIVFRILHKNLYIIGRDAFLFDLAKYINLDLDSVDKEKEDTRVLG; from the coding sequence ATGGACAAGAAATATGTCTGTATTCACGGACATTTTTACCAGCCGCCTAGAGAGAATGCATGGCTGGAAGAAATAGAACTTCAGGAATCAGCTCAACCTTATCACGACTGGAACGACCGCATTACCAATGAATGCTACGGCCCCAATGGCGTGTCGCGTATATTGAATGACAAAGGAAAGATCACGGATATTGTCAATAATTATTCCAAGATCAATTTTAATTTCGGTGCTACCCTCCTTTCCTGGATGGAACATAAAATGCCAAAGGTTTATCAGAGCATTATCGAAGCTGACAAACTGAGTCAGGAACATTTTGACGGTCATGGATCCGCCATAGCCCAGGTTTACAATCACATCATCATGCCTCTGGCCAATCGCAGGGACAAGGAAACCCAGGTAATTTGGGGACTTTACGATTTTGAACAGCGTTTTGGTCGAAAATCCGAAGGCATCTGGCTGGCAGAAACAGCTGTTGATATTGAAACGCTTGAAGTGCTGGCTGAAAATGACGTTAAATATACCATACTGGCACCTTCCCAGGCAAAACATTATCGCAAAATTGGCGATAGCAAATGGGAAAAAGGCATCGATACAAAAAGGCCTTATAAATGTAATCTGCCAAGCGGAAAAAGCATTTATTTGTTTTTCTATGATGGAGAACGTTCCCAGGAAGTGGCTTTTAAAGGAGTTCTGAATGATGGTAAAAAATTCGCTCATCGTCTCACTGATGGCTTTCATTATGAAAAAGGTGTAGAACTAAGCCATATAGCCACTGATGGAGAGTCTTACGGACATCATCATAAAAACGGAGATATGGCGCTTGCCTATTGCATCCGTTATATTGAAGATCATGAATTGGCCACTATTACCAATTACAGCCAGTTTTTAAGACTTTTTGAAGTTGACCATGAAGTGGAGATTTACGAGGATAGTTCATGGAGCTGTGCTCATGGCGTAGAAAGATGGAGGGATAACTGTGGCTGTAATTCAGGTATGAATCCTGGCTGGCATCAGAAATGGCGTAAACCTCTGAGAGAATCGCTCGATTGGCTCAGGGATGAACTGATTAAGAGTTTTGAAGAATTGACTTCAGAGTACAAAATCGATGGCTGGTTTTTGCGAAACAGATACATTGAAGTTTTGTATAAACGATCACCCGAGCGAATCAATCTCTTTATTGAAAAATATGTCAATCCTGAATTGAGCGACATCCAAAAAACCAAACTCATTCGCTTGTTGGAGATGCAAAGACAAGCCCTTTACATGTTCACCTCCTGCGGCTGGTTTTTTGATGAAATTTCGGGCATTGAAACCGTGCAAATATTACAATACGCCAATAGGGCAATTCAATTGCGTTATGATGTAACCAAAGAAAGTCTCGACCAGAAATTCAAAAAACTGCTTGAAAAAATTCCTAGCAACGTCGTAGAATATGACAATGGCAAAGCGATCTACGAACGCTTCGTAATGCCCAAACGACTGAGTTTAACACAGGTGGGTATGCACTATGCCGTAAGTTCTTTATTCCAGGAAGACAATAAGCAATTGACAGTGTTAAATTATGATTCCAGTTCAGAGGAATATCACAGATTTAAAGGCGGAAGTCAGGTGGTTGCCCTGGGTAGGACAAAGGTGAAATCAAGAGTAACTTTATCAAATAAACACTTTAGCTTTGCAATACTATACCTTGGTAATCATCATCTTATAGGAAATGCATCGGATGCATTGAACAAGGACGAATTTAGCGGATTGGTCATTCAAATCAAAGAAGCCTTTGAGTCTTCAAACATTGCCTTAGTGATTCAATTGATCAAGGATAATTTCCGACATAAGAGTTTTTCCTTTTTCAATTTATTGAAGGATGAGCAGCACAAATTACTGGAACGCGTTCTCGAGGATAAATCAGAAGAGGCCATGGCTTCTCTTAAAAAATTGAATAGCAATAACTATTCTCTGATGAACCTGATGTCAAAATCCAATTTGAAAATTCCGGATATTCTTCTTAAAAATTTAGAAACTGAAATTGACTACCGGCTTACAGCTTGTCTTGAACACAATGGAGATTTAATTCCAATAGATGATCTACAGGATTCTATTTCCGAAGTTAAAAAATGGGATTTCAAGGTCAATACGGTTTTGCTTGATTATTTAGCCACAAGAAAACTCAATAAACTGGTTGAAGAGGGAAAAAAATCATTTCAAATTCCTAAGATTCTTAAAAATCTCTGGGAAGCCCTTCCCTTGTTGAATGAAATTGGTGTGTATCCCGAATTAAACGAGCTTCAGGATATTGTTTTTAGAATCCTTCATAAAAACCTTTATATCATAGGTCGTGATGCCTTTCTTTTTGATCTGGCTAAATACATTAATCTCGATCTCGATTCCGTGGATAAAGAAAAGGAAGACACCAGGGTTTTAGGATGA
- a CDS encoding family 16 glycosylhydrolase has protein sequence MKKVFYAIGLSLLIACGSDDDNGNSGTPTPNDTTSDITQYAGYTLIWNDEFNSNEIDASKWVYETGDGTDFGLPAGWGNAELQIYTTDEANSSIKEDDGNSVLAITALESGGNYTSAKMTTNGTFNARFGRIETKAKLPEGKGLWPAFWTLGTNRSEIDWPGCGEIDIFEMLGDNTSQIYSTVHYVEGTVDNTSKGEQQGTQILSSGSFSEDYHMFRLDWTPESMSFYVDGILTNQVPIEDDMKEFLREHYLILNVAVGGFWPGNPDANTSFPQEMLVDYVRVYSKDDLNPSAPPVLDPQEETIGQFIEASIADNAVKEGYEDFGAIDVMVFGGGGEPEILVSPEAIDGDSSVLLKYPGGAWGGAFFTLDNPVDFSSVSGGNLHFSINTQADLNDVEIKLESPNQTTAAAVFLVNYTGTDIGNGWMEYSIPMADFSGLDLSQLAIPFAMWNPKDTNGDFVQMDILVDNLYIQ, from the coding sequence ATGAAAAAAGTATTTTATGCCATAGGGTTATCATTGTTAATCGCATGTGGATCTGATGATGACAATGGAAACTCCGGCACTCCCACGCCAAATGACACTACTTCCGATATTACCCAGTATGCAGGTTATACACTCATATGGAATGACGAATTCAACTCTAATGAGATTGATGCCTCAAAATGGGTCTATGAAACAGGAGATGGCACTGATTTCGGCCTTCCTGCAGGTTGGGGAAATGCAGAATTGCAAATTTATACCACTGATGAGGCCAATTCATCGATAAAGGAAGATGACGGAAATTCAGTACTCGCCATCACCGCTCTTGAATCTGGAGGAAACTATACCTCGGCAAAAATGACCACCAATGGTACTTTTAATGCGCGCTTTGGTAGAATTGAAACCAAAGCTAAATTACCGGAAGGCAAAGGCCTATGGCCTGCTTTTTGGACTTTAGGAACCAACAGAAGCGAAATTGATTGGCCGGGATGCGGAGAGATCGACATCTTTGAAATGCTAGGTGATAATACCAGTCAAATTTACAGCACGGTTCATTATGTAGAAGGTACAGTAGACAATACATCAAAAGGTGAGCAACAGGGAACTCAAATTCTTTCTTCAGGCTCATTTAGTGAAGACTATCATATGTTCCGTTTGGATTGGACCCCTGAATCAATGTCCTTTTATGTGGACGGCATATTAACCAATCAGGTTCCAATAGAAGATGACATGAAGGAATTTCTGAGAGAGCACTATTTAATCCTAAATGTAGCTGTTGGTGGCTTTTGGCCGGGAAATCCCGATGCAAATACTTCATTTCCACAGGAAATGCTAGTTGATTATGTAAGAGTTTATTCAAAAGATGATCTGAACCCTTCTGCCCCACCTGTGCTCGATCCACAAGAAGAAACCATCGGGCAGTTTATAGAAGCGAGTATAGCAGACAATGCCGTAAAAGAGGGATATGAAGATTTTGGCGCCATTGATGTTATGGTCTTTGGCGGTGGTGGTGAACCAGAAATTCTGGTGTCACCCGAAGCTATTGACGGTGATTCCAGCGTATTGCTAAAATATCCAGGCGGAGCCTGGGGTGGGGCATTTTTTACTTTAGATAATCCGGTAGATTTTAGTTCTGTATCGGGTGGAAATTTGCATTTTTCCATCAATACCCAGGCGGATTTAAACGATGTGGAAATTAAACTCGAAAGCCCGAATCAGACCACCGCTGCGGCAGTATTCCTTGTAAACTATACCGGTACAGATATCGGAAACGGTTGGATGGAGTATTCTATTCCAATGGCCGATTTCTCCGGTCTTGATCTCAGCCAGCTAGCCATACCATTCGCCATGTGGAATCCCAAAGACACGAATGGAGATTTTGTCCAAATGGATATTCTGGTAGATAATTTGTACATCCAATAG
- a CDS encoding isoamylase early set domain-containing protein → MAIKKQYFKTKKECKVTFSLPVKAAGKAKKVSVVGDFNDWKSNANPMKKFKTGEFKTTLSLEKDKEYQFRYLIDGKSYENDWEADKYVQSPVSGEENSVVIL, encoded by the coding sequence ATGGCAATTAAAAAACAGTATTTCAAAACAAAAAAAGAGTGTAAGGTCACATTTTCCTTACCAGTAAAAGCAGCAGGCAAAGCAAAGAAAGTATCAGTGGTTGGTGATTTCAATGATTGGAAATCAAACGCCAATCCCATGAAGAAATTTAAAACAGGAGAGTTCAAAACAACACTCTCTTTGGAAAAAGATAAAGAATATCAATTCAGATATTTAATCGATGGGAAATCATACGAAAACGACTGGGAAGCAGATAAATATGTTCAAAGCCCTGTATCGGGAGAAGAAAACTCAGTGGTCATATTATAA
- a CDS encoding GIY-YIG nuclease family protein, with the protein MFQVFYVYILSNKNNNVLYTGFTNDIYRRTLKHKNGLQGKFTKTYKVNKLVYFESHNSADEALHREYLLKRWKRKWKNELIESINPNWRDLFDDFVGEREIPDNIRE; encoded by the coding sequence ATGTTTCAGGTGTTTTACGTTTATATCTTGAGCAATAAAAATAATAATGTCCTTTATACAGGCTTTACCAATGACATTTATAGAAGAACGCTTAAACATAAAAATGGACTGCAAGGGAAGTTTACAAAGACATATAAGGTCAATAAATTAGTTTATTTCGAGTCGCACAATAGTGCCGATGAAGCTTTGCATAGGGAATATTTATTGAAACGATGGAAACGGAAATGGAAGAATGAACTGATTGAAAGTATCAACCCTAATTGGCGGGATTTATTTGATGATTTTGTGGGTGAGAGAGAGATCCCGGATAATATCCGGGAATAG
- a CDS encoding DUF5110 domain-containing protein — MAHQSIGNYIRHELEDNFIILYTDNGKIRIGEMEFGALRVQAARNEEDFNDFSYAVNNSERKSISIASENKKELILHNQYFDTRVSKFPVRVSFIKKDGTIINSDEPAFGIAWDGEEVCNYKSLNKGEIFTGMGEKTGPLNKAGRQYQHWNTDEFGYHSDTDPLYTSTPFYFAKNAKNWYGIFLDNSSKTTFNFGASNHRFSFFKAERGQLNYYFFHSDDPSEILKQYCQLTGFTSIPPKWSLGYQQCRYSYYPASELLNLAENFRDRQIPADVLYLDIHYMDAYKVFTWHPERFAQAREMLSLLKKKGFKVVVIIDPGVKIEKGYAVMEEGIKENVFLKYPDGEKYSGEAWPGKIYFPDFTKEKARKWWANYFKNLVEDGIDGFWNDMNEPAVWGKNVPDLVEFEYDGHKGNHKLAHNIYGMQMARSTFEGAEQALAGKRPFVLTRSAFSGIQRYAAVWTGDNVSNEDHLFLGARLITQLGLAGVPFSGNDIGGFIGESDIPLFRRWIALGAFTPFYRGHTMINSRDAEPWSFGEEAEEIARNYITLRYILMPYIYSCFYQHSQNGSPLNKALLLDFPQDENIFKGEFQNQYLFGPSLLVCPVGPHQSLLKVYLPKGDWYDFFTDKKYKGEEEYIIECPNDKLPVFVKAGAIIPGQNPVQNNSEKNDGELILHLYKGKSNSEFELYEDDGETYAYRNGAYALRHIQYDPKASSLLIAQQKGTYKSDFKTAKLYLHGFEAESLKLGEKSLKVKKEDFRFIEPVSNFDPFEDAADKSKIIKDLAFVSFDFVKDEIKIRI; from the coding sequence ATGGCGCATCAATCAATAGGTAATTATATCCGACACGAGCTTGAAGATAATTTCATCATTTTATATACTGACAACGGAAAAATTCGCATTGGGGAAATGGAATTTGGGGCCCTAAGAGTTCAGGCGGCTAGAAATGAGGAAGATTTTAATGATTTTTCCTATGCAGTGAATAATTCAGAAAGAAAGTCAATTAGCATTGCTTCCGAAAACAAAAAAGAACTAATTCTGCATAATCAATATTTTGATACACGTGTAAGCAAGTTTCCTGTGAGAGTATCTTTTATTAAAAAGGATGGAACTATCATCAATTCAGATGAGCCCGCTTTCGGTATCGCCTGGGATGGGGAGGAGGTTTGTAATTATAAAAGCCTGAACAAGGGTGAGATTTTTACCGGAATGGGAGAGAAGACCGGACCTTTAAACAAGGCTGGCAGACAGTATCAGCACTGGAATACCGATGAATTTGGTTATCATTCGGATACCGATCCGCTCTATACTTCCACACCCTTTTATTTTGCAAAAAACGCAAAGAACTGGTATGGAATATTTCTCGACAACAGTTCAAAAACCACTTTCAATTTTGGTGCATCCAATCACCGCTTTAGTTTTTTTAAAGCTGAAAGAGGCCAATTAAACTATTATTTCTTTCATTCCGATGATCCTTCAGAAATACTAAAACAGTATTGTCAATTGACCGGATTTACATCAATTCCACCCAAATGGAGTCTGGGTTATCAGCAATGCAGGTATTCTTATTACCCGGCAAGCGAATTATTGAATCTGGCAGAGAATTTTAGAGACCGACAAATCCCGGCTGATGTACTTTATTTGGATATCCATTATATGGATGCCTATAAAGTGTTTACATGGCATCCGGAGCGCTTTGCTCAAGCCCGAGAAATGCTTTCCTTATTAAAAAAGAAGGGTTTTAAAGTAGTCGTCATCATCGATCCCGGTGTTAAAATAGAAAAGGGTTATGCTGTAATGGAAGAAGGGATAAAGGAAAATGTATTTTTAAAATACCCGGATGGTGAAAAATATTCGGGTGAAGCCTGGCCCGGAAAAATATACTTTCCTGATTTCACAAAGGAAAAAGCGAGAAAATGGTGGGCCAATTATTTTAAAAACCTGGTAGAAGATGGCATTGACGGATTCTGGAATGATATGAACGAGCCGGCCGTTTGGGGCAAGAATGTACCTGACCTTGTAGAATTTGAATACGATGGACACAAGGGAAATCACAAGCTGGCACATAATATTTACGGTATGCAAATGGCGCGTTCTACTTTTGAAGGTGCTGAGCAGGCTTTGGCTGGAAAGCGACCCTTTGTACTGACAAGATCAGCTTTTTCGGGTATACAGCGTTATGCAGCAGTATGGACAGGCGACAATGTTTCCAATGAGGATCATTTATTTTTGGGCGCTCGACTCATTACTCAATTGGGATTGGCCGGAGTACCCTTTTCAGGAAATGACATCGGTGGATTTATTGGAGAATCGGATATTCCACTTTTCAGAAGATGGATTGCTTTGGGTGCTTTTACGCCTTTTTATCGCGGTCATACCATGATCAATTCACGGGATGCGGAACCCTGGTCTTTTGGAGAAGAAGCAGAAGAAATAGCCAGGAATTACATCACGCTGAGGTATATATTAATGCCTTATATCTATTCCTGTTTTTATCAACACAGTCAGAATGGGTCCCCATTAAACAAAGCGCTTTTATTGGATTTTCCACAAGATGAAAATATATTTAAAGGAGAATTTCAAAATCAATACCTCTTCGGGCCGTCGCTTTTAGTCTGTCCGGTAGGTCCCCATCAATCCTTATTAAAGGTGTATTTGCCCAAGGGCGACTGGTACGATTTCTTTACAGACAAAAAGTACAAAGGAGAAGAGGAGTATATAATTGAATGTCCAAACGATAAACTTCCGGTGTTTGTAAAAGCCGGGGCCATAATTCCGGGTCAAAATCCAGTTCAAAACAATTCCGAAAAAAACGATGGGGAGTTAATTCTTCATTTGTACAAGGGAAAAAGCAATTCGGAATTTGAACTCTACGAAGACGATGGCGAAACCTACGCTTATCGCAATGGCGCTTATGCTTTAAGACATATTCAATATGATCCAAAAGCATCCTCTCTTTTAATTGCTCAACAAAAAGGGACTTATAAATCCGATTTCAAAACAGCAAAACTTTATTTACATGGATTTGAAGCTGAATCGCTTAAGCTTGGAGAGAAGTCATTAAAAGTTAAAAAAGAAGATTTCCGTTTTATTGAGCCGGTATCGAACTTTGACCCATTCGAAGATGCTGCGGATAAAAGCAAGATTATTAAAGATTTGGCTTTTGTAAGCTTTGATTTTGTTAAAGATGAAATAAAGATCAGAATCTAA